The sequence TAAAAGTGTTTTCATGACCCAAAGCTGTGTTACTTTAGAACTATCTGGAAcctaaaaagtatataaatggACTTGGAAGCTTAAATATTTTGTTGGGGATTCAGCTGCTGTAGCCTGCAGTAAGTCTGTATGTCCCCAGTCTTCTTTCGATGCTTTAGTTTCTCTTGGTTACCTTTTCATTATGAGACAGATTCTAAATAACCGCTCTCCACATAAGAAAGTTTAAGACAAGTTAGTATGCAATTCCCACGGGCATGCCCATCTGGACATGGTCTCTATTGGTCTTGGACATTTGTTTGGATCATTGTCCAATATAGACCAACCATTACTTCACAAAATTGAAATGGTCTAATTGGTCAAGCTCAATTGGGCTCTGGAGTCTGGACGGACCATTTGACAGCTCCAATTACTCTCTTGCTTTCTTTTAGCAAACTGCGGTTCATTGTTCTTATGAAAGACGATCCTGGGAacacagaaaaaaaagaagtatgAACCCTTATAAATAAGTGAAATCTATCCAGATTTCCTTAGGCAACAAACAAACAGAGGAAGCTGCCATATAATGGGATAGCTGATATATTTGAAAGTATGATGGGTTTATATAAACAATGTAGATATGTTTTTGGAGCGgtcaaaaacaaaaagtaataTCTTAAATGAGAGCTTTGAAACATACTCCTATTTTTGTACGTTTATATATTCTTTCTTTATGTAATATTCATGGATTATACTTCTGTTGAAGCAGAAACATCCTCAGAAAGTGTAGAAGAATCCTGAAGAGGAGCTGGGGGAATTTGCAAAACAGGCCTAGGTGGGACTTCGAGAGCGTCCAAGTTTCCTTCCATCATCTCTACCACTCTGTTCATCGGTGGACGATCTGATGGAGATGACTGAATACACCACAAACCCACCAGTGTCATCTTCTTTGCTATCTCCTCCTCTTCGCTGATGATTCCACTCCCCATAAGCCTTTCATTCTCTCCTTTCTCCAGATCCTTATATATCCAATCTGGAAAGTACATTGAACTTGCGTTTGATGCAGAGTTTTGATCAGCTCGTTCTTTGTTCCTTTCTCCAATCATCTCAAGGACTAGCATACCATAGCTGTACACATCTGACTTGTGGGAAACGCTACCATACATTCTTGAAAACACTTCAGGTGCAATGTACCCTATCGTTCCTCTTGTGCCCAGTAGTGACAAGATACTTTCCTTCTTCTTGCAGAGCTTAGCAAGGCCAAAGTCTGAAACTTTTGGGCAAAGATTTTCGTCCAACAGTATATTATGTGGTTTTATGTCAAAATGTACAATCCTTGCTTTGCAGCCATGGTGCAAGTACTCCAGACCTCGAGCAATTCCTAGAGAGATGTTGTGTAGTGTCATCCAATCCAAACTCATTGAAGCATTTTTCGAGATAAACCTATCAAGCGATCCATTTTCAAATAGAGAATTGCTCTCTTTGAACCTTCAGCGCAGAATCCAAGTAGGTCTACAATGTTGACATGAGAAGTTTTGCTTATGCTCGCAACTTCATTGATGAAGTCTTCCCCATTTCCCTTTGAGTCTTTCAAGATCTTCACTGCAACACTACGGCCATCACAAAGGGTTCCTCTGTAAACTGTTCCAAATCCGCCTTTCCCAACCCTTTCAACGAATGACTTTGTAATTACCTTTACTTGCGCGTAGCTATACTGTTTCAGTGGAATAAGGGCCTTTAGATCGTGTTGTCTAAGATCCTCTGATGTCTTCTTTGTGCACCACATGACATAGAAGATTCCTACCAAAAAAAAGCTGACCGCTGATCCCCAAAAAACAACTCCGAATCCTAAGACGAAAACAATCCAAAGTTTTGATAATAAAATTAAGATGTTGCCgtatggtatatgggaatcaaATCAGGTTTATTGAAAGAAAAGGAGAAAGGTGAGAGTACCTAGTTTCGCTTTAATAGAAAACCCTGCATCAAATATAACCGCATTAGGAAAGTTTCGAATCAATGTATAATATGCGGAAACAAATGTATAATATGCGAAATATTAGGAGCTTAAGGGCTTATTACTTTATTAGTTGACAAATTATTCATTAATTTAttcaatattttacatttatattattttaaaaaatatatatatatttaactagAAACTTACTTTGatgaaaaagtaaatatactaaAAAAGATCAAGGTAAGAGAGAAAAGATATGGATAACTTGATAGTGAATATGATATAATTAAACtagttataatatattttgatgttaCTGAATTTATCAGATTTAAATTATCGATTTACACAAATTTGATTCGTTTTAAAATAATCTAGAGTATGACTAGTTTAAACACAACGATTGTGAATGCATGTGTGGGAGTACAAATGCAAGTGACTACAGTTTCAAGCGTTATTAAATAATTCATACGACTAGCGGTTAGAAAACGGGTTTATGgtacaaaataattatgattGATTGATTAGTACATACATTAgatgtttaataaaaattatcagtattaaaatacaatatatttaaaaaatattattaataacaatgatatgtttttgttgtttttcagTTTCGACAATAATAAAAAACTGTTtctcttataaatattattattatatttttaatatttcatttgatttctatatatcttatatattagtggttaatatttttgatagatattattttagtttaaagttgttatgaaaatagtttaaaacttttaatttatCAACCAACAACCATATAAACATTAGAAAGAACAagctttaaattttgaaaagtttGGAACAGTACAAACGGATGTCAAAGTTATGTGATTGTTTTAAACATCAACAACACTACCAGCCCGCAGTGTTTGCGGGTGGCAGCTACAAAACCAATCAAGGTCTctcatttttaaaacatttgttgGAGTTGACAGAATTTTTCAAAAGAGGTGGTTCTGGTACAAGAAACATGTAAGCAAGAGATCTTACCCCAAAAGAGATGATCACATATATTGGTATGGACCCAACCGTCACAATAGCAAACGAATCTGCTTGAAATCTGAGTGTATCCACATGCACCCCCAGAGACCATGCACAAGGAACAATCTTCGTTAAATGCAAGATCAAAACCTTCTTCAAGAGCCTTCTTCAGATTATCTGGAGTCGGTGTTCTCTCTAGTTTATCCAGTGCGGGTCTAGATGCAGGAATACTGACATTTCTTCTGCAAATACCCTTGAAGTCATTTATAAGGCCTCTAACCCCGCTAAGCAAAGGGGAAGAGAGGTTTCTAGTTACATAGTAACTCCGCACATCATCATGGCAAGAAATCTCTCCAACGTAAGTAGAAACAGACTGTGTTAGCTCTGTGCGGCAGTCGTAATAAATTGTCAGCATTTCGGTGTCCGGGGCAAATGGGATGACATTTTCTTCAAATGGCGCACTTACTGGGTTGAGCGGACAAATATTGCTGATATAATCCGATCTCGAAAGTCTTATGACACGAGAACTATAGTTCATCTCTAAGATTCTGAACTTGACAGAGGAGATTGTAAGCTCTGCGAAACTTGCGTTGCATTCTAGCTTGAAGTCAGGGTGGCCGCAATCTTCCCTACCAGGAATCCAGAAAGGGTACATGAGATCTTTTTGATCCCCACAGCTAAACGAGGCACTACAACGTCTGCGAATGTCCTCAGCTGAAATTACCCAAGTTAAGAACTTAGAATCACAAAGAGCAACCAgagtattaaattattaataaaagtcTTAGTTACACTAAATGACCCAACAAAAGAATAGGATCCATTTTTACAAAATATGATAACCGCAATGGCATTCACTAAGGAAACTGACCGATGTAGAagcaaaaaaattcaatttgtgAAAGAGACTGACTAAATGCTAAGTTAATATCCAGTTATGTTTATATCTTGTATGAAAATTAACCGAGGGAGATCAAAACAGAGACCACTTAGACAAATAGCTTACTAATTGATTGATATGTTAGAAATCTGCCATTTTCAGTTTCAATTTGTGAGCCACAAGAAGCTCAATAAATATCTGGAGCATCACTATGTTCATACTGCATGTCTTTGCCTTATTAGGAGTAAATAATAGATATGAAATGATAGTTATGCATAAGAAACTTACCATCCTGAGGATAGAGTGGACCGCATTTAACTCCTGATGGAAAGGTTTGGTCGAAGCCACAAAAAGCATGAGAGGATAAACATTCTTGACAAGCATTCTCGTCGATATTCACCTTCACCTCAAACCCTTCTCTAAGAGCACTTTCCAAATGTGTCATATTTAACTCTTTCTCTTCTGGAAGAAAACTCGTTGGAAGGTTTACGGTGAAACTCTCTCGGCAGGTGTTATTATATTCAGGTTTTTCAGACAGTGAGATCGGACCTATCTCAGGACATTTAGAGCTCGAAGGGTAAGAAAGAAAAGGGTCGCAGAGGTAGAATACATTGACGCTCTTGTAGGTTGGCGACAGTTCGAAAATTTCTGTGGGCAAGGTTACCTTGGTGAAGGTAGAGGAGCAAAAGGAACCTAAAAGGTCTGGTCTGGCAAGTGTAAGAGTGTTagatgttttatttattttcagaaCATAGAACTCTTGGTTTGAGATGATTAAAGAGGTGATGTTATTGATGCAGTGAAGCCGCAGTAATGGATGACCGCAAACCTCTGGACGATTCCTACCTGAGAAGGGGAAGCCAGCGGTGACGTCACCGCACTGGAACAGAGCGTCACACCTCCCAATTTCTTTTTCACTTGAAGCACAAAGAATTTGGTGAAACCTGtagaagatgaagaacaagaTCATACAAGAAGTGGGGAGACTATACATGATTTGTTTGCTATCTTTGAACAAAGGAATTTGTGTGTTTGGGTTAGGTCTGTAAATGTGATTTAAAGagataaataaacataaacatGAGGACAAAGTCAAGTCATATAGTGACAGAAGTGGAGACTTGACATGTCAGTATTAGTTTACTTCAAAAGATCTcagcttcttcttgtttttctcgATGCTAAACATTAAAAGACTTATCATGTGGAAAATTCTCTATTTAAGGAAATCACCattcattattttattcatggtataatagttttataagCCCTTACAACATATAggtaaaaaaaacaacaatagTAGATTTTAATACATAAGCTTTTCTTTAATAGCTTTATTACTGAACTCTTGAAGTCGTctcttcatatttttttaagaacccaTTGATATAATTCTGTGCTTGTGCAATAGATTTGGACAGGGAAGCCATATATTACATGACTTGTCTAGTCTAAGGCAATTATAGTTTTGGCAGTCAAGACCATATGCTCGCTTCATTATGATACCTTCCAGTTTTCGAATATCTGGTGGATACTTCATTAAGATACTTTCCAGTTTTAACTTGAGTCTTTGACGTTGCCGGTTGAAAATCTAATCAAATTGCTGATTTTTCTAGTCTTTTAGCTTCCCCATGGTGGATAAGTTAAACGTATAAAGACAAACGATTTTGGAGAAAGTATGGTATAGGTTTGCCAACACGTCCTTCTCATATAACCGTGAAGATTTCCCGGAAGAACTGGCTTTTATGTAATATCAACAAAGGTTTGGAAAAAGTAACTAAAACGAAGGGCAGAGGTTATTTTTATAGCTGCTGATCGGGTAAATGACCAATATGATTCatttgttttgggttttctCCTTTCTTAttcatattaaaaagaaaagaaaaaagaaaatttgtgtttattaaaatattgaagGAGGAGACGACTTCCAGAGTCAACTAAAAAGCCATTTTATTAGAAAAAGCTCTTGGTTCTCTGTATTTGGACCAATGCTTAGGCAACATTGTTCTATCTGTGGCTTGTGAGAACAAAGAAGTTACCAGTGACTTCCCGGGGTGGTAATCCAACAATGCGAGCTTCAACAGTTCTACTCAGTAGTGTTGTTCTGATTCAGTTGTTTGCGGCTCAAATTGATGCTAAAAGTTCAAGAAGTCCATGGCAGACACTCAGTGGTTAGACTTCTCTCACTTTCTATCTCTTTGATAGTTTCTTTACGCATGAATCTCCGACAAAATAGGAGAAACCAGGAGAAGTTAGAACATATATGCAGTAGAAGAGGTTGGGATAATCATGGACAgtctcttttattttaaaataacttgtGACTACTTTTCTGTTTCTTACCAGGTGATGCTCCTCTAGTGATTGCTCGTGGTGGGTTTTCAGGATTGTTCCCAGATTCGAGTAGTGTTGCTTACAAGTTTGCAAAGCAGACAAGTGTAGCCGGTACTGTTCTAGTGTTCTATGGTGTGATGTTCAGCTAACCAAAGATGGACATGGGATTTGCTTCCCTGATTTAAAATTGAACAATGCTTCAAATATTGGAGATCTTTTCCCAAATCGCCAAAACTTTTACCCGGTTAATGGAGTCACTAGTCAGGGTTGGTTCACCATTGATTTCTCCTTGAGAGATCTCAAGAATGCTTCTTGTAAGTGTTTATGACTCCACTGCCCTTTCTGTAAAAAACATAATTTGTATTTATCTTGTTACTACTTACgaatgtcatttttgttttCACATATGTTTGCAGTGATCCGAGGAATATTTTCCAGATCAGAAAAATTCGACGGAAATGGATACTCGATTTTAACGGTCCAAGATGTATCCATGCAGATAAAACCAGAAAGTTTTTGGTTAAATATTCAGCACGATGCATTCTATGCTCAACATAATCTGAGCATAAGCAGTTTTCTGATATCAGCTTCAAGAACTGTTTCCATTGACTACATCTCTTCCCCTAAACTGAATTTCTTTAGCAAAGTTAAGGGCCGTTTCTGGCGTAATGAACCAAGTTTTGTGTTCCAGTTTCTTGGGAAAGAAGAATTCGAGCCGACAACAAAGCGAACATATGGTTCTATCTTAAGTAACCTAACTTATGTCAAGACATTTGCTTCAGGAATTCTTGTTCCCAAATCGTACATATTGCCACTAGATGACAAGCAGTACTTGCTACCTCCTACATCCTTAGTTCAAGATGCTCACAAAGCAGGATTAAAACTATATGTTTCAGGTTTTGCAAATGATGTTGATATTGCATATAACTACAGTTTCGATCCAGTGTCTGAGTATCTATCTTTTGTGAATAATGGCTATTTTTCTGTGGATGGTGTGCTCTCTGATTTTCCCATAACTGCATCTACATCCATTGGTAAGCAAATTCTCTTCAAGATATTTTTTACACTAAGAATTGTGATTAACGCAATTacttattttcatattttcctcAGATTGCTTCTCCCACATTGGCAGAAACGCTAGAAAACAGAGTAGTTTTGACAATTACCTtgcataattatttttttactagTAGACAAAAGAGACCTATAGTTGACTTTATCATCAACCAAATGGTTTATGTTTCAGTGGATTTtcttgttataactaaaaatggTGCGAGTGGGGACTATCCTGGATGTACAGACTTGGCATATGAGAAGGCAATCCAAGATGGTGCTGATGTTATCGATTGCTCAGTCAAAATGTCAAGCGATGGTAAACCCTTTTGCTCAAGTTCGATAGATCTCACGCAAAGCACAATGGTCATCCAAAGTCCTTTTAGAAATCGTTCAACAATTATTCCTGATATTAGTTCAGATCCTGGAATATACACTTTTAATCTCACATGGCCTGAGATCCAGAGTTTGACTCGTAAGTTTCTCCACTTGGCCTACTCCTACTCCTACTCCTACTTAacgtaaaatatttattttcttgcaACTTTACACTTGATATGATCTTGTTAGAATTATGAAACTTGAGTGTCATATAACTATTTTTCCATCTTTTTGTGCAGCTGCGATTATGAACCCATACAGGTCATACAATATGTTCAGGAATCCAAATGAGAAAAATTCTGGGAGGATTATCTCGCTCTCTGAATTCCTACACTTGGCAAATAAATCCACTTCTATCTATGGTGTTTTGATCAGTGTAGAGGTCAGTTCTTGTACCTCTTAATTAATACTCAAGATTTTAACAACCAGAATGTGACGTCTTCTAATGGCCAAATCACTTTTTGTGTCCTTTAGTATGTAGTGTACCTGAGAGAGAAGCAAGGGCTCGACGTGGTTAAAGCGGTTCTCGATACACTCACGGAAACCGGCTACAGCAACGGAACAAGCACAACGAAGGTCATGATTCAGTCAACGCACAGCTCGGTTCTTGTTGACTtcaagaagaagagcaagtACGAGACTGTCTACAAAGTTGAAGAAACCATTCGTGATATTAGTGACTCCGCTATTGAAGACATAAAGAAATTCGCTAATGCTGTTGTCATTGGAAAATCATCAGTCTTTCCAGATGTCGGATCATTTGTTACTGGGCAAACAAATGTTGTGGAGAGGCTTCGGAAGTCTAAACTTCCGGTTTATGTGGAACTGTTTCAGAATGAGTTTGTATCCCAACCATATGACTTTTGTTCTGATGCAACTGTTGAGATAAACACATATATCACTGGAGCCGGTATCAATGGAACCATCACCGAGTTCCCTCTCACAGCTTCAAGATACAAAAGTAAGTGGTCTAAAATTACTAAGAAATGTCTCACAAATTCCTAACTTTGTTTCTCTTATTCAGGGAACCAATGTTTGGGCAGAAAAGAAACTCCATCTTACATGTCCCCTATTAAACCCGGTATCCTCTTAAGCCTTGCGAATCCTAGGTCCTTACCTCCAGCAGAAGCTCCGTACCCGGTTTTCACAGAAGATGATGTCACGGAGTCTCCACAACCTCCGGGTACAGAAAAATCCCCATCCTCGTCAACCAATGCACAAACACATAGGCCTAGCGGACAAACTCGACTCACTCTATCTCTTCGCCTCTCTGTTTTTGCTTCCCTTCTACTTCTGTAATCAACCTTTGATATCATCTCCTCTCTGTTCATAATGTCTTTTTCCTTCGTAGCCTTTGGCAAACTCGCAAGTCTTTGAGGCTGCCCTTCTGTTTGTTTGTAGTGCCAACTTCTTGGTGTGTAACGATAATCTTATAGTCTTGCATTTTGTcttgtatttctttttattagatTGTATCTTCTCTAAAAATAATCAATTCCATCATTAAGAAAAACCAAATTTAAGAAACCAACTATAACTTATAGTTATAGATCCCTAAACTCAGGACACCCTCGTTAATTTCACTTTAACTCCCTAAAATGCTATCAGTTATTGCTATAAGCCTATACTAGTACTTCTAATTTTATACTAGGGGCGGagccccgcgcaagcgcgggaTTGTTGACAATTAGATGGGTTGTAAAACTTGAAAAATGTTATAGCAAGTGCTGTGGAttgatttgtttgtttagttGAAGTCGTGTATTATGGGTTGCTCTTATGTTTGCTATGCACATTGGTTCTGTTGTTCGGAGATCTAAAGCAGGTTTAACCATGCTTATTAATCAAATCCTTATACGTAACTTAAGGCATCACACACGTGTAGATATATTAGTCATGGGTATTGTGTAGAAAAGAATATAACAAACGTCAGAATAGAAACATATCTGAGTTGTTGTTTTGGaaacagttttaaaaatgaAGTCGGGAAATTGCGAAACAAAgtaaaagaaggaaaaaaatataatagtatgatTGTTGATAGACTTGAGATAACAATTTTGATAAATTCTCTTTGTAACGTGAGTTAACCGTGCGTAATCAAAGGCAATGACAATATCTTATTAAACTCTTTTTGGGTTAGTACTTGTTTATGTCTCTAGAATTAACGTGAGTTAACCGTGGGAAACACTATTAGCCCGAGAGTTTCATTAATGATAATGTCTCTAGAATTCATAATTGAAACAATGATTTATACTTAACCATGTACaaagcaaaaataaatttatatttttcctaAGATGAAcgaacaattaaaaaaaaattagtttacaaaaaaaaaacatttaaaaaaaacagagtgTAGAGGATCATAAGGAAGCAGAGCTTGTTGCTAATAAGGTCCATATATTTAACGCTTTTTAATCTGAGAGTTTCTTTGTCTACTGGGGTTTAATTTTATGCTTAGATTAAAACTACATGAACTTTGTAGAATATTGACAACTGCTCCGAGGTTTGAGCCTAAACAAAAATCAGTAGAACAACATAGAGACACATCTAGGTGATATTCACCGTTTGGTTGACTGAAATAAAAGAAGCAACCAATTGAGAATCTTAAGAAGCAAAACTCAATCAAGGGGGACTAAGGCAAGGCATAAGCACATTAGTTACCAGacatttaagttttatttgaTTGTTTCTACTCACTCCATTAGGAGTTGCCCGTGGCGGATGAGTTCGTTGAGGTATGAGGGGGCTGTGTGATCCTGAAAATAGCACGCATTCACAACCACCCCTGACATGGCTTCTGTTGTATCAACAACTCTACGACTGGTTATgactagggctgttcaatatggtaaaaccgaaccgtaccgaaccgaaccgaaccgaaatagacaatatggtttggttttggtatataccatataaaccgaatggatataattttataaaaaccgtaggatttggatatggtttggtatataaccgactaaaccgaataaaccgaacaaaaccgattaaaagtagaaacatgtaagtatgtatctattttataacaatacatgaaaatctatttgttacataagttaaatttgtgttaataactattactataattttatagtaataaaaacttaatttgtaaaacacttgaactataactaaataacaatacatcgcaattcagacatcttattttctaagtcttttttttttatttttgatttattttagtcttcactaaattaatatgaagattataaatttaatggacaataattaatgaaaaaatttaattgaaaaagcatgactttaatgaacactaaatatggaagagtggaaaaaaatttctttcatgtttctgttgtttttcatatttttattttcaaaatttcaagctttgattttagttatagatttgattattttatttgatggtagaagcatttttacttttttgtttatttatttgaacatgtaatatatttttaataaatgactgtgttgacaatatgactctaaaattcatataatatgatctcaaacaaaataattatgttttttggtataaaaccgaataaaccgaaaaccgacggtatataaaccgaaccgaaccgaagtaaatatggatttagaatggtagttatattttactaaccgaaataccgaaaaccgaaaaaaaccaaaccgaaaccgaaccgatatccggattgaacacccctagttATGACTTATAGAACCAATACACCAATGGCAAACATATCGACCTTCTCATCAACAATATTGGTGGTCTTGGTGGTCCACTTTGGTCGTCAACTCCTCCTGCcattaattcaaatatattcAAACAAATAAACCTATGGATCAAGTTTTCATCAAACGAAAGTAGATGAAAAAATGTAAAGATTGGGTTTTACCTTATCCTTTgaagtttttctttctttattcttCTACACTTGAAAACATCATCTCTAAGTCTAACCATGTTTTCTAGCGGGTCAATGTCCAGGAGA comes from Brassica rapa cultivar Chiifu-401-42 chromosome A02, CAAS_Brap_v3.01, whole genome shotgun sequence and encodes:
- the LOC103852358 gene encoding LOW QUALITY PROTEIN: glycerophosphodiester phosphodiesterase GDPDL3 (The sequence of the model RefSeq protein was modified relative to this genomic sequence to represent the inferred CDS: deleted 2 bases in 1 codon), yielding MRASTVLLSSVVLIQLFAAQIDAKSSRSPWQTLSGDAPLVIARGGFSGLFPDSSSVAYKFAKQTSVAGTSSVLWCDVQLTKDGHGICFPDLKLNNASNIGDLFPNRQNFYPVNGVTSQGWFTIDFSLRDLKNASLIRGIFSRSEKFDGNGYSILTVQDVSMQIKPESFWLNIQHDAFYAQHNLSISSFLISASRTVSIDYISSPKLNFFSKVKGRFWRNEPSFVFQFLGKEEFEPTTKRTYGSILSNLTYVKTFASGILVPKSYILPLDDKQYLLPPTSLVQDAHKAGLKLYVSGFANDVDIAYNYSFDPVSEYLSFVNNGYFSVDGVLSDFPITASTSIDCFSHIGRNARKQMDFLVITKNGASGDYPGCTDLAYEKAIQDGADVIDCSVKMSSDGKPFCSSSIDLTQSTMVIQSPFRNRSTIIPDISSDPGIYTFNLTWPEIQSLTPAIMNPYRSYNMFRNPNEKNSGRIISLSEFLHLANKSTSIYGVLISVEYVVYLREKQGLDVVKAVLDTLTETGYSNGTSTTKVMIQSTHSSVLVDFKKKSKYETVYKVEETIRDISDSAIEDIKKFANAVVIGKSSVFPDVGSFVTGQTNVVERLRKSKLPVYVELFQNEFVSQPYDFCSDATVEINTYITGAGINGTITEFPLTASRYKRNQCLGRKETPSYMSPIKPGILLSLANPRSLPPAEAPYPVFTEDDVTESPQPPGTEKSPSSSTNAQTHRPSGQTRLTLSLRLSVFASLLLL
- the LOC103852357 gene encoding LOW QUALITY PROTEIN: LEAF RUST 10 DISEASE-RESISTANCE LOCUS RECEPTOR-LIKE PROTEIN KINASE-like 2.7 (The sequence of the model RefSeq protein was modified relative to this genomic sequence to represent the inferred CDS: inserted 1 base in 1 codon); amino-acid sequence: MYSLPTSCMILFFIFYRFHQILCASSEKEIGRCDALFQCGDVTAGFPFSGRNRPEVCGHPLLRLHCINNITSLIISNQEFYVLKINKTSNTLTLARPDLLGSFCSSTFTKVTLPTEIFELSPTYKSVNVFYLCDPFLSYPSSSKCPEIGPISLSEKPEYNNTCRESFTVNLPTSFLPEEKELNMTHLESALREGFEVKVNIDENACQECLSSHAFCGFDQTFPSGVKCGPLYPQDAEDIRRRCSASFSCGDQKDLMYPFWIPGREDCGHPDFKLECNASFAELTISSVKFRILEMNYSSRVIRLSRSDYISNICPLNPVSAPFEENVIPFAPDTEMLTIYYDCRTELTQSVSTYVGEISCHDDVRSYYVTRNLSSPLLSGVRGLINDFKGICRRNVSIPASRPALDKLERTPTPDNLKKALEEGFDLAFNEDCSLCMVSGGACGYTQISSRFVCYCDGWVHTNICDHLFWGFSIKAKLGFGVVFWGSAVSFFLVGIFYVMWCTKKTSEDLRQHDLKALIPLKQYSYAQVKVITKSFVERVGKGGFGTVYRGTLCDGRSVAVKILKDSKGNGEDFINEVASISKTSHVNIVDLLGFCAEGSKRAILYXENGSLDRFISKNASMSLDWMTLHNISLGIARGLEYLHHGCKARIVHFDIKPHNILLDENLCPKVSDFGLAKLCKKKESILSLLGTRGTIGYIAPEVFSRMYGSVSHKSDVYSYGMLVLEMIGERNKERADQNSASNASSMYFPDWIYKDLEKGENERLMGSGIISEEEEIAKKMTLVGLWCIQSSPSDRPPMNRVVEMMEGNLDALEVPPRPVLQIPPAPLQDSSTLSEDVSASTEV